In one window of Trachemys scripta elegans isolate TJP31775 chromosome 5, CAS_Tse_1.0, whole genome shotgun sequence DNA:
- the LOC117878294 gene encoding transmembrane emp24 domain-containing protein 11-like, giving the protein MKSHLIGILLSFWVAVSPALYFHSGEREEKCIIEDIPSDTLITGSYKVQQWDIHEHRFLESAPGLGMFVTITTPTKELLLSKLYGPQGTFSFTSHLPGEHNICLQSNSTKLISFGGSKLRIHLDIRVGEHFLDEAIAQAKDKVNEVNFRLGHLIEQIHHISKEQNYHREREEYFRLTSEETNSNILWWALAQTLILILVGVWQMKCLKDFFIAKKLV; this is encoded by the exons ATGAAGAGCCACTTAATAGGAATTCTTTTGAGCTTCTGGGTTGCTGTCTCACCTGCTTTGTATTTTCATtcaggggaaagagaggagaaatGCATAATAGAAGACATTCCAAGTGATACCTTGATTACTG GGAGTTACAAGGTACAGCAATGGGACATACATGAACACAGGTTTCTTGAATCTGCACCTGGTTTGGGAATGTTTGTGACCATTACAACTCCTACTAAGGAG CTACTGTTGTCAAAATTGTATGGTCCACAAGGAACATTCTCTTTTACGTCACACTTACCTGGGGAGCATAATATCTGTTTGCAGTCTAACTCCACAAAGCTTATCTCATTTGGAGGAAGTAAACTG CGTATCCACTTGGACATTAGAGTTGGAGAGCATTTTCTTGATGAAGCTATCGCTCAAGCCAAGGACAAAGTTAATGAAGTTAACTTTAGACTCGGACATCTAATTGAGCAAATTCATCACATATCCAAAGAACAAAACTATCACAGA GAACGTGAGGAGTACTTTCGATTGACAAGTGAAGAAACAAACAGCAATATCCTGTGGTGGGCTCTTGCACAAACATTAATCCTTATCTTAGTTGGagtctggcaaatgaaatgtctTAAAGATTTCTTTATCGCTAAAAAGCTTGTTTAA